From Montipora foliosa isolate CH-2021 chromosome 6, ASM3666993v2, whole genome shotgun sequence, a single genomic window includes:
- the LOC138008343 gene encoding neuropeptide FF receptor 1-like, whose protein sequence is MKVTWECIILICLAVLIVATNLILCVLVVSSARLRTFTNGFLVSLAVSDILTGGLFYPIHLSGSDSKVAVSEGYVIAFVLLSGVGNIGLVTWDRYIAVSRPFQYRQVVQNHFVKLIVIIWATSLLISILPVTWSTIPDATIHKVYLFCLMGIFVILPYGAIFTAYLKIAQRLRKHHQNIRKRSANAISSRRVKTEAKVTKVFMAIVVIFIVSWLPILYLTTVNIVNRPDLSPLALQNASLFTVALSSLANPLLYACMKEDFRREFRKRSSLLIRRSSVPDGAVELEKTISTACAVPLQPSLNYFEFA, encoded by the coding sequence ATGAAAGTTACGTGGGAATGCATCATCTTGATTTGTTTAGCTGTGCTCATTGTAGCAACAAACTTGATTTTGTGCGTTCTTGTGGTATCAAGCGCCCGTCTTCGCACCTTCACTAATGGATTTTTGGTCTCCCTCGCAGTATCCGATATACTGACCGGAGGACTGTTTTATCCTATTCACCTTAGTGGGTCCGATTCGAAAGTGGCTGTCTCAGAAGGCTATGTCATCGCATTTGTCCTGTTGTCAGGAGTTGGAAATATTGGTTTAGTGACGTGGGATCGTTATATAGCTGTCAGCAGACCTTTTCAGTACAGGCAGGTTGTTCAAAACCACTTTGTCAAGCTCATTGTGATAATTTGGGCAACTTCACTACTAATTTCAATCTTGCCCGTGACATGGTCAACAATCCCTGATGCCACAATTCACAAGGTCTACCTATTTTGCCTCATGGGGATCTTCGTAATTCTTCCCTACGGAGCCATATTTACTGCCTATCTCAAAATCGCGCAGCGATTACGAAAACACCATCAAAACATTCGAAAGCGCTCTGCAAATGCCATATCGTCGAGGAGAGTAAAAACAGAGGCTAAAGTAACCAAGGTATTTATGGCAATCGTAGTAATATTTATCGTGTCGTGGTTGCCCATCCTTTATCTGACAACAGTCAATATTGTTAATAGGCCCGATCTATCTCCTCTCGCACTTCAAAATGCCTCTCTCTTTACCGTAGCTCTGTCGTCACTGGCAAATCCTCTGTTGTACGCATGCATGAAGGAGGACTTTCGGCGGGAATTCAGGAAGCGCTCATCGCTCCTCATAAGGAGATCTTCTGTGCCTGATGGCGCCGTGGAGTTGGAAAAGACAATATCAACAGCTTGCGCTGTCCCACTACAACCTTCGCTAAACTACTTCGAATTCGCTTGA
- the LOC138008345 gene encoding BTB/POZ domain-containing protein KCTD6-like: MGEVEKLPSIIDLNVGGHVYTTSLVSLTRYPDSMLGVMFSGQRPVAKDSRGRFFIDRDGPMFRYVLNFLRSSKLNLPENFQEFDQLMEEADFYQISQLINALNEIKSSRSVARNQVIRLTLDRDRHGLETLLTIYAERRILQEIFQGHDCLSNPLVFSFDKEQADSSISAILQQLTNYGFEVMTSLSHPGDQSINEWFLLRKR; encoded by the coding sequence ATGGGAGAGGTTGAAAAGCTTCCTTCCATAATTGACCTTAACGTTGGCGGCCATGTTTATACCACATCTCTTGTCAGCCTAACAAGGTATCCAGATTCTATGTTAGGTGTCATGTTCAGTGGTCAGCGACCTGTAGCCAAGGATTCTCGAGGAAGGTTCTTCATTGATCGTGACGGCCCGATGTTCCGCTATGTTTTGAATTTCTTGCGCTCGTCTAAGTTAAATTTGCCCGAGAATTTCCAAGAATTTGATCAGCTTATGGAAGAAGCCGATTTTTACCAAATTTCCCAGCTCATTAATGCCCTGAATGAGATCAAATCATCGAGGTCGGTGGCAAGAAATCAGGTCATCAGGCTCACTCTGGACAGAGATAGACATGGACTTGAAACACTGCTAACAATTTATGCCGAGAGGCGTATACTGCAGGAAATTTTCCAAGGGCATGATTGTCTTAGCAATCCTCTTGTATTTTCCTTCGACAAAGAACAGGCGGACTCATCGATTTCAGCAATACTTCAACAACTCACCAACTACGGGTTCGAAGTAATGACCAGTCTTTCTCATCCTGGTGATCAATCCATCAACGAGTGGTTTCTTCTACGCAAGCGTTAA
- the LOC138008344 gene encoding BTB/POZ domain-containing protein KCTD21-like isoform X2 yields the protein MASEPPKVVGLNVGGLFYTTTRYTMTQFPDSKLAELFNLEIKAPRDPKGNYFIDRDGGLFKYVLNFLRTKKLVLPEEFQEFEQLEIEASFYNIKPLEEAIQNARKVRHSSSAGPEILRLFYSSRTKLVLAGKLAMIQGLVPNIGMLGGSVTKGSGYNFSTTEGLVEGGQATIPIKLEQLDAFLQHVVNQGFEVKMSKFFLDGNASQAWVFVRN from the coding sequence ATGGCATCCGAACCTCCAAAAGTGGTTGGCCTTAATGTTGGTGGTCTTTTTTACACGACTACGCGGTACACCATGACACAGTTCCCAGATTCTAAACTGGCTGAGCTTTTTAACTTAGAAATAAAAGCTCCTAGGGATCCAAAGGGTAACTATTTTATCGACAGAGACGGTGGTTTGTTTAAGTACGTTCTTAACTTTTTGCGGACAAAAAAGTTGGTCTTACCCGAAGAATTTCAAGAGTTTGAACAGCTGGAAATCGAAGCCTCCTTCTACAACATCAAACCTTTAGAAGAGGCAATTCAGAATGCTAGGAAAGTTCGTCATTCTTCTAGTGCCGGTCCAGAGATTTTACGCCTCTTCTACAGTTCGAGAACCAAACTTGTGCTTGCTGGTAAGTTAGCTATGATTCAGGGGCTCGTGCCAAACATTGGAATGCTAGGAGGCTCCGTCACCAAAGGCTCTGGTTACAATTTCAGCACAACTGAGGGGTTGGTCGAAGGAGGGCAAGCTACAATTCCAATTAAACTCGAGCAGCTGGATGCGTTTCTGCAACATGTCGTCAATCAAGGGTTCGAGGTCAAGATGTCAAAGTTCTTTTTGGACGGTAACGCAAGCCAAGCATGGGTCTTCGTGAGAAATTAG
- the LOC138008344 gene encoding uncharacterized protein isoform X1, translating to MPYKECVQRSTFPKLVEDRHLLGKTKDWSPKLSEANGRERIRFQSYSDRSSGGIQYWHKYKHKKINYAKRKSKEPSGSENDSLKLIQRSKCSNCGGLLSTSGRVNERSYFVASHSCAFGKEYCDVIGPCADCCLEEQRNAIVEKQSLEFPGLEVTPRKLVAPALVRQIISNSRQENTFERDDIQQARSVLELPSISLDTLRYMRREAGSRKQKRNAYSEDKKTTHKKYIEIRLPKI from the coding sequence ATGCCTTACAAGGAATGTGTTCAACGTTCAACGTTTCCGAAATTGGTTGAAGATCGTCATCTCTTGGGGAAAACCAAAGATTGGTCCCCGAAGTTGTCCGAAGCAAATGGAAGGGAAAGGATCCGTTTTCAAAGTTATTCGGATCGGTCATCAGGTGGTATTCAATATTGGCACAAATACAAACACAAGAAGATAAATTACGCGAAGAGGAAATCGAAAGAACCCAGCGGGAGCGAAAACGACTCTCTAAAACTTATACAGCGTTCAAAATGTTCCAACTGTGGTGGACTTCTATCCACATCTGGTCGAGTCAACGAACGCTCGTACTTTGTCGCCAGCCATTCATGTGCTTTTGGAAAAGAATATTGCGATGTTATTGGTCCGTGCGCCGACTGCTGTCTCGAAGAGCAAAGGAACGCAATCGTCGAGAAGCAGAGCTTGGAGTTCCCTGGTCTCGAGGTCACGCCGCGGAAACTTGTTGCCCCAGCTTTAGTTCGACAAATAATATCTAACAGTCGTCAAGAAAACACGTTTGAACGCGACGACATACAGCAAGCTAGAAGTGTACTGGAACTGCCTTCGATTTCTCTTGATACCCTTAGGTATATGCGAAGAGAAGCCGGCAgtagaaaacaaaaacgaaacgCATACAGTGAAGATAAGAAAACCACACATAAAAAATACATTGAAATTCGTCTTCCAAAAATTTGA